One window from the genome of Oncorhynchus gorbuscha isolate QuinsamMale2020 ecotype Even-year linkage group LG14, OgorEven_v1.0, whole genome shotgun sequence encodes:
- the LOC123994559 gene encoding DNA/RNA-binding protein KIN17-like, whose translation MGKEGFLSPKAIGNRIKAKGLQKLRWYCQMCQKQCRDENGFKCHCMSESHQRQLLLASEDPNKIMDNFSQEFKNDFIELIRRRFGTKRVQNNIVYNEYINDREHVHMNSTQWETLTEFTKWLGKEGFCKVDETPKGWYIQYIDRDPETIRRQEELEKKKKQDLDDQERSAKFIEEQVRRGQGGREPEEAPVFTELKRESEEEKITFNLAKGSCSSADGPSKASVALGPSALKAAGSGKRKDAPSTSEAKEKKKKSALDEIMEMEEQKKRSVRADHWLHPGIVIKVVTKRLGEKYHKKKGVVKEVQDKYTAVVKMIDSGDKLKLDQSHLETVIPAPGKRVLVLNGVYRDTEALLDSIDERKFSATLTLDSGRMKGRRVDGIAYEDFSKMA comes from the exons ATGGGGAAAGAGGGTTTTCTAAGTCCAAAGGCGATCGGGAATAGGATCAAAGCAAAAGGTCTTCAAAAATTGCGATGGTATTGTCAAATGTGCCAGAAACAATGTCGAGACGAG AATGGCTTCAAATGCCACTGCATGTCCGAGTCCCACCAGAGACAGCTGCTGCTGGCCTCGGAGGACCCCAACAAGATCATGGACAACTTCTCACA GGAGTTCAAGAATGACTTTATTGAGCTGATCAGAAGACGCTTTG gaACCAAGCGAGTGCAAAACAATATTGTCTATAACGAGTACATCAATGACCGAGAGCATGTCCATATGAACTCCACCCAGTGGGAGACTCTCACTGAATTCACCAAGTGGCTGGGGAAAGAGG GTTTCTGTAAGGTGGACGAGACGCCCAAAGGCTGGTACATCCAGTACATCGACCGCGACCCAGAGACCATCCGGAGGCAGGAGGAgctggagaagaagaagaagcaggacCTCGATGACCAGGAGCGCAGTGCCAAGTTCATAGAGGAGCAGGTCCGCCGAGGCCAAGGAGGCAGGGAGCCAGAG GAAGCACCAGTTTTCACTGAATTGAAGCGAGAAAGTGAAGAAGAGAAAA TTACCTTCAATCTGGCCAAGGGCTCCTGTTCCTCTGCGGATGGCCCATCTAAAGCCAG TGTGGCCCTGGGTCCCAGTGCCCTTAAGGCAGCAGGATCAGGGAAAAGGAAAGATGCGCCCTCCACCTCAGAAGccaaagagaagaagaagaagtcggCCCTGGATGAGATCATGGAG ATGGAGGAGCAGAAGAAGAGGTCTGTGAGAGCGGACCACTGGCTGCACCCCGGCATCGTAATCAAAGTTGTTACCAAGAGACTGGGGGAGAAATATCACAAGAAGAAAGGAGTCGTCAAG GAGGTGCAGGATAAATACACGGCCGTAGTGAAGATGATTGACTCAGGGGACAAACTGAAACTAGACCAGAGTCACCTGGAGACGGTCATCCCTGCACCAG GTAAACGGGTCCTGGTTCTGAATGGTGtgtacagagacacagaggccctACTGGACTCCATAGACGAGAGAAAGTTCAGTGCCACCCTCACACTTGACTCG GGTCGGATGAAAGGGAGGAGGGTGGACGGGATTGCCTACGAGGATTTCTCCAAAATGGCCTGA
- the LOC123994558 gene encoding inter-alpha-trypsin inhibitor heavy chain H2-like, with the protein MRRLALLLGLLALHQTHCFEFVVEGEWETETSLEKQHGRFKRAILTSEEQEDFEAIRGDDITVKSYKVESRITSRFCHTTVKSSVVNSGPNAQSIGFNVQIPKRAFITNFTMNVNGIMFVGSVKEKTVARNLYAQARARGKAAGLVRANSQDMETFKTEVHVPPGSKIEFELHYQEMMQRKLGFYEHSLYLQPGRLVPQFQVDVYIYEPNGIASVETPNTLGEHFSGLAKLTSSKDKAHVVFKPSLQQQRKCENCTTSAIDGIFTVKYDVLRDSNAGELHVSDGHFVHFFAPANLSPLPKNIVFVIDVSGSMWGVKMKQTVEAMQTILDDLTMDDYFSIVDFNHNVRCWSEELVPGSTIQVAEAKKYIQNIKPNGGTNINEALMRAVQMLVKASNQGMIDPRSVSMIMLVSDGDPTVGEIKLSTIQKNVKKVMREEFSLFSLGIGFDVDYDFLERIAMENRGVAQRIYTSHDASDQIRRFYSQVSSPLLRKITVQFPEDSVSDVTQNHFDKYFSGSELVVAGKVLPSESTTLNSFTTAFADRLDLSLQTEADYLELDAALAQQQHAFTGFARQMWAYITVNQLLAERSLAPTAGKKRKITQRILNLAVEHQFVTPLTALLVESEEAKERLLADSPRDPKQGCCAGGSGMAGPGQRTPVQMVHSIPPWVQMTTPAPPSHAERPLPDHITIVENDPHFIVHLPKNNMDVCFNIDSEPGHILNLVSDPGAGVVVNGQLVGSKRVEEKEKVNTYFGTISVFYQPDGIRVSVTTDRIDLTDGRNNHSFTWGATADITQDRVKVSIVKDSKVMVTVDDKITVMVLLHRVWKKHPTHVDFLGLYIPNNNQYSSQAHGLIGQFGQEPEVRVFNLHQGADPLKKEATMEVKGNKLVVTRGWQKDYRRDKKRGSDVFCWFIHNSGKGFIDGHYTNYIVPRLDSFLPLPL; encoded by the exons ATGAGACGCCTGGCTCTCCTCCTAGGCCTGCTGGCCCTACACCAGACCCACTGCTTTGAGTTTGTGGTCGAGGGCGAGTGGGAGACGGAAACG TCATTAGAGAAACAACATGGACGATTTAAG AGGGCGATATTGACCAGTGAGGAGCAGGAAGACTTTGAG GCCATCCGGGGTGATGACATCACGGTTAAGAGCTACAAGGTGGAGAGCCGCATCACGTCGCGGTTCTGCCACACCACGGTCAAGAGCTCTGTGGTCAACTCTGGTCCAAATGCCCAGAGCATTGGCTTCAACGTCCAGATCCCCAAACGAGCCTTCATCACCAACTTCACCAT GAATGTGAATGGGATCATGTTTGTGGGCTCAGTGAAGGAGAAGACTGTGGCTAGGAACCTCTACGCTCAGGCTAGAGCCAGAGGGAAGGCCGCAGGCCTCGTCAG GGCTAACTCCCAGGACATGGAGACCTTTAAGACGGAGGTCCACGTGCCTCCCGGTAGTAAGATAGAGTTTGAGTTGCACTACCAGGAAATGATGCAGAGGAAGCTGGGCTTCTATGAACACTCACTATACCTGCAGCCTGGACGCCTGGTGCCCCAGTTCCAG gTGGATGTGTATATCTATGAGCCCAACGGCATCGCCTCTGTGGAGACACCGAACACCTTGGGAGAGCATTTCAGCGGCCTGGCCAAACTCACCTCCTCGAAGGACAAGGCTCACGTGGTGTTCAAGCCCTCGCTCCAGCAGCAGAGGAAGTGCGAGAACTGCACCACTAGCGCTATCGATGGCATCTTTACCGTCAAATACGACGTCCTGAGAGACAGCAATGCCGGGGAACTACAT GTTTCTGACGGGCATTTTGTGCATTTCTTCGCCCCGGCCAATCTCTCCCCCCTCCCGAAAAACATTGTGTTCGTCATTGACGTCAGTGGATCTATGTGGGGAGTCAAGATGAAGCAG actGTGGAGGCTATGCAGACCATATTGGATGACCTGACCATGGATGACTACTTCAGCATTGTTGACTTCAACCACAATGTGCGCTGCTGGAGTGAGGAGCTGGTTCCAGGCAGCACCATACAGGTGGCTGAGGCCAAGAAATACATCCAGAACATCAAACCCAacggag GCACCAATATCAACGAGGCATTGATGAGGGCGGTGCAGATGCTGGTGAAGGCGTCCAATCAGGGCATGATCGACCCACGCTCTGTCTCCATGATCATGCTGGTGTCTGATGGAGACCCCACTGTCG gagAGATCAAGCTCAGCACCATCCAGAAGAATGTGAAGAAGGTCATGAGGGAGgagttctctctcttctcattggGCATCGGCTTCGATGTCGACTACGACTTCCTGGAACGCATCGCCATGGAGAATAGGGGCGTCGCCCAGAGGATCTACACCAGCCACGACGCCTCAGATCAGATACGG CGGTTCTACAGCCAGGTCTCGTCTCCCCTCCTGAGGAAGATCACGGTTCAGTTCCCAGAGGACTCTGTCTCTGACGTCACCCAGAACCACTTTGACAAGTACTTCAGTGGCTCAGAGCTGGTGGTGGCTGGGAAGGTGCTGCCCTCTGAGTCCACTACTCTAAACAGCTTCACCACCGCATTCGCT GATCGTCTGGACCTGTCCCTACAGACTGAAGCCGACTACCTGGAGCTAGACGCTGCGCTGGCCCAGCAGCAGCATGCCTTCACTGGCTTCGCCAGACAGATGTGGGCCTACATCACTGTCAACCAGCTACTGgccgagag GTCCCTGGCCCCCACTGCTGGTAAGAAGAGGAAGATCACCCAGAGGATCCTGAACCTGGCTGTGGAGCACCAGTTTGTCACGCCCCTCACTGCCCTACTGGTGGAGAGTGAGGAGGCCAAGGAGAGGCTGCTCGCTGACTCCCCTAGGGACCCCAAACAGGGCTGCTGTGCAG gagGATCTGGTATGGCTGGTCCCGGACAAAGGACTCCAGTGCAGATGGTTCACAGCATCCCCCCCTGGGTCCAGATGACCACCCCTGCCCCCCCTAGCCACGCCGAGAGGCCCCTACCAGATCACATCACCATAG TGGAGAACGACCCTCACTTCATCGTCCACCTGCCTAAAAACAACATGGACGTCTGCTTCAACATCGACTCAGAGCCTGGACACATCCTCAATCTGGTGTCAGACCCCGgtgcag GTGTGGTGGTGAATGGCCAGCTGGTTGGCTctaagagggtggaggagaaggagaaggtgaaCACGTACTTTGGCACCATATCAGTGTTCTACCAGCCTGACGGCATCAGAGTGTCAGTCACCACCGACCGTATCGACCTGACTGACGGCAGGAACAACCACTCCTTCACCTGGGGAGCCACGGCCGACATCACCCAGGACAG GGTGAAGGTTTCCATAGTGAAGGACTCCAAGGTGATGGTGACAGTGGATGACAAGATCACTGTGATGGTGCTGCTACATCGTGTGTGGAAGAAACACCCAACCCACGTGGACTTCCTGGGCCTCTATATCCCCAACAACAACCAGTACTCCTCTCAGGCCCACGGGCTTATAG gtcaGTTTGGCCAGGAGCCAGAGGTGAGGGTGTTTAACCTGCACCAGGGAGCTGACCCTCTGAAGAAGGAGGCCACCATGGAGGTGAAGGGCAACAAGCTGGTCGTCACCAG GGGCTGGCAGAAGGACTACAGGCGGGATAAGAAACGTGGATCTGACGTCTTCTGCTGGTTCATCCACAACAGTGGCAAAGGCTTCATCGACGGCCATTACACCAACTACATCGTCCCGCGACTCGACAGCTTCCTGCCGCTCCCGCTCTGA
- the LOC123994561 gene encoding inter-alpha-trypsin inhibitor heavy chain H5-like isoform X2, producing the protein MDMDVNMLFLTLLMCYNPYVFGLFEDINIEEGLSPDFDLDISPRRVPRQMKSMLTKETKPHIQELSVKTTIISRYAFTAVSCTMLNRHSAAAEGVFQFLIPKNAYVSNFTMIIGGRVYPSEVRPKEKKVKQGKGDEAKPKNKEKGEQSEPEVEVFRMGASIPGRNRAMFMLTYEELLQRRLGRYEHVTSLRPLQLVSRLSVDVTIVDHSTITHLEVLPLRNGKSNTAVASGASAAKTPAKPALPVSTVIKQNKTFCRITFSPNIVQQAKITTSGMLGEFVVHYDVERELGIGDIQVLNGHFVHYFAPKDLPVVPKNVVFVIDTSASMLGTKIRQTKDALFTILRDLRPGDRFNFVSFSNRIKVWQPNRLVPVTPLNVRDAKKFIYMLQPTGGTDINGGIQTGSSLLSGYLNADPDANHHSVSLIIFLTDGRPTVGELQSPSILSNARTAVKEQFCVFTIGMGNDVDYRLLERMALENCGMMRRIHEDSDASTMLKGFYDEIGTPLLSDIRVNYTEDSVQYVTQHLFTNYFNGSEIVIAGKLTNQSADSLHVQVTASNSDKSIVLETDVALRQREVETERHVKEAAAGVGSGDTGAGTTGSVADDFVERVWGFLSVKEGLRSRLKSQTSREREGHTQQATDLSLTYHFLTPLTSLVVEKPQVLADGTMAEDTPTPTPVTTETNKKAASANELSDETEGEEDTAQSVHLKKDQPGGQSSRITKTTGKVVKRPVQKSITISKTSADGDPHFVVEFPLSKLTVCFNINGEPGHILRMVSDHKHSGVTVNGKLIGAPAPAGSHKQQRTYFSTITIVVNRPKRSYIEVTPKKVILDGQDRLVLSCDTTASVESGGLVVTIVGKSTVTVTIGGTIRFVILVHQYKNPAPYQRNHLGFYISNSKGLSHDCHGLLGQFLYEEVGLAELSGNATATGDHSTSSRSPILKVKGRSVLVVQKTRRIYSGRQSVDCWFARNNAAKLIDGQYEDYVVSHLFDTGDWPHGSNGA; encoded by the exons ATGGATATGGACGTAAACATGCTGTTTTTGACGTTACTGATGTGTTACAATCCGTATGTTTTTGGACTGTTCGAGGATATTAATATTGAGGAGGGTCTTTCTCCCGACTTTGATTTGGATATT TCTCCCCGTAGAGTGCCTCGCCAGATGAAATCCATGCTTACTAAG GAGACCAAACCACATATCCAGGAGCTGTCGGTGAAGACCACCATTATCTCCCGATACGCCTTCACCGCGGTGTCGTGCACCATGCTCAACCGGCACTCCGCCGCCGCCGAGGGCGTCTTCCAGTTCCTGATTCCCAAGAATGCCTATGTCTCGAACTTTACCAT GATCATTGGGGGGCGTGTCTACCCCAGTGAGGTCAGGCCCAAGGAGAAGAAGGTCAAACAGGGGAAGGGGGATGAGGCCAAACCCAAGAACAAGGAGAAAGGTGAACAGAG TGAACCAGAGGTGGAGGTGTTCAGGATGGGGGCCAGTATCCCAGGTCGTAACCGGGCCATGTTCATGCTGACCTATGAGGAGCTGCTCCAGCGGAGGCTGGGGAGGTATGAGCATGTGACCAGCCTGAGACCCCTGCAGCTGGTCAGCCGTCTCAGTGTGGACGTCACCATTGTGGATCACTCCACCATCACCCACCTGGAGGTGCTGCCACTGCGCAACGGCAAAAGCAACACGGCAGTAGCCAGTGGTGCCAGTGCAGCGAAGACACCTG CCAAGCCTGCTCTTCCCGTTTCCACGGTGATCAAACAAAATAAGACGTTCTGTAGGATCACCTTCAGCCCCAACATCGTTCAGCAGGCTAAGATCACCACCAGTGGCATGCTGGGAGAGTTTGTGGTGCACTATGACGTGGAGAGAGAACTGGGGATAGGAGACATACAG GTTCTGAACGGCCATTTTGTGCACTACTTCGCCCCAAAGGATCTGCCGGTGGTGCCCAAGAACGTGGTGTTTGTGATCGACACCAGCGCCTCTATGCTGGGCACCAAGATCAGACAG actaAGGATGCCCTGTTCACTATCCTGAGGGACCTGCGTCCAGGCGACCGGTTTAACTTTGTCAGCTTCTCCAACCGTATCAAGGTGTGGCAGCCCAACCGCCTGGTCCCCGTCACACCTCTCAATGTCCGAGACGCCAAGAAGTTCATCTATATGCTCCAACCCACTGgag GCACCGACATCAACGGTGGCATACAGACGGGCTCCTCATTGCTAAGCGGCTATCTGAACGCAGATCCGGACGCCAACCACCACAGTGTGTCTCTCATCATCTTCCTGACAGACGGGCGGCCCACGGTGGGCGAGCTGCAGTCTCCCAGCATCCTCAGCAACGCGCGGACGGCGGTGAAGGAGCAGTTCTGCGTGTTCACCATTGGGATGGGGAACGATGTGGACTACAGGCTTCTGGAACGCATGGCCCTGGAAAACTGTGGGATGATGAGGAGGATACATGAGGATTCAGACGCcagcaccatgctcaaagg gtTTTATGATGAGATAGGCACTCCACTGCTCTCTGACATCAGGGTGAATTACACAGAGGACTCGGTCCAGTACGTCACCCAGCACCTCTTCACCAACTATTTCAACGGCTCAGAGATCGTCATCGCCGGCAAATTGACCAATCAAAGTGCAGACTCCCTGCACGTCCAGGTCACCGCCAGCAACAGCGACAAGAGCATCGTCCTGGAGACAGACGTGGCGTTACGGCAAAGGGAGGTGGAGACGGAGAGGCACGTGAAGGAGGCGGCGGCCGGGGTGGGGTCAGGGGACACAGGGGCGGGCACGACAGGGTCAGTGGCGGATGATTTCGTGGAGCGCGTATGGGGTTTCCTGAGTGTGAAGGAGGGGCTGAGGTCCAGGCTGAAGAGCCAGaccagcagggagagagagggacataccCAGCAGGCAACTGACCTCTCCCTGACCTATCACTTCCTCACGCCCCTCACCTCCCTCGTGGTGGAAAAACCACAGGTGCTGGCCGATGGAACCATGGCCGAGGacacacccacccccacccctgtaaCCACAGAGACAAATAAGAAGGCTGCTTCAGCCAATGAGCTGTCGGATGAGACGGAAGGGGAGGAAGACACGGCCCAGAGCGTGCACTTGAAGAAAGACCAGCCGGGCGGACAGAGTTCCAGAATTACCAAGACAACGG GTAAAGTTGTGAAGAGGCCAGTCCAAAAATCTATAACCATCTCCAAAACATCAG CGGACGGCGATCCCCACTTTGTGGTTGAGTTCCCCCTCAGTAAACTGACTGTGTGTTTCAACATCAACGGAGAGCCAGGACACATTCTCAGAATGGTATCTGACCACAAGCACTCTG GTGTGACAGTAAACGGTAAGCTGATAGGCGCCCCGGCGCCAGCGGGCAGCCACAAACAGCAGAGGACATACTTCAGCACCATTACCATCGTGGTGAACCGACCCAAACGTTCCTACATCGAGGTCACCCCCAAGAAGGTCATCCTGGATGGACAGGACCGCCTGGTCCTGTCCTGCGACACCACAGCCTCCGTGGAGAGTGGCGGGCTTGTGGTGACGATAGTGGGAAAGTCCACCGTGACCGTAACTATAGGAGGAACCATTCGTTTCGTCATACTGGTGCATCAGTACAAGAACCCTGCTCCCTATCAGAGAAACCACCTGGGATTTTACATCTCCAACAGCAAAGGGCTGTCACATGACTGTCATGGACTACTGG GTCAGTTCCTGTATGAGGAAGTGGGACTCGCAGAGCTTTCTGGCAATGCTACAGCAACAGGAGACCACAGCACGTCTTCACGGTCACCCATCCTGAAGGTCAAAGGGCGTTCAGTGCTGGTGGTCCAGAAGACCCGGCGTATTTACAGCGGACGTCAGAGCGTGGACTGCTGGTTCGCCAGGAACAACGCAGCCAAGCTGATCGACGGACAGTATGAGGACTATGTGGTGTCTCACCTGTTTGACACGGGCGATTGGCCCCACGGAAGTAACGGAGCCTGA
- the LOC123994561 gene encoding inter-alpha-trypsin inhibitor heavy chain H5-like isoform X1, whose amino-acid sequence MDMDVNMLFLTLLMCYNPYVFGLFEDINIEEGLSPDFDLDISPRRVPRQMKSMLTKETKPHIQELSVKTTIISRYAFTAVSCTMLNRHSAAAEGVFQFLIPKNAYVSNFTMIIGGRVYPSEVRPKEKKVKQGKGDEAKPKNKEKGEQSSEPEVEVFRMGASIPGRNRAMFMLTYEELLQRRLGRYEHVTSLRPLQLVSRLSVDVTIVDHSTITHLEVLPLRNGKSNTAVASGASAAKTPAKPALPVSTVIKQNKTFCRITFSPNIVQQAKITTSGMLGEFVVHYDVERELGIGDIQVLNGHFVHYFAPKDLPVVPKNVVFVIDTSASMLGTKIRQTKDALFTILRDLRPGDRFNFVSFSNRIKVWQPNRLVPVTPLNVRDAKKFIYMLQPTGGTDINGGIQTGSSLLSGYLNADPDANHHSVSLIIFLTDGRPTVGELQSPSILSNARTAVKEQFCVFTIGMGNDVDYRLLERMALENCGMMRRIHEDSDASTMLKGFYDEIGTPLLSDIRVNYTEDSVQYVTQHLFTNYFNGSEIVIAGKLTNQSADSLHVQVTASNSDKSIVLETDVALRQREVETERHVKEAAAGVGSGDTGAGTTGSVADDFVERVWGFLSVKEGLRSRLKSQTSREREGHTQQATDLSLTYHFLTPLTSLVVEKPQVLADGTMAEDTPTPTPVTTETNKKAASANELSDETEGEEDTAQSVHLKKDQPGGQSSRITKTTGKVVKRPVQKSITISKTSADGDPHFVVEFPLSKLTVCFNINGEPGHILRMVSDHKHSGVTVNGKLIGAPAPAGSHKQQRTYFSTITIVVNRPKRSYIEVTPKKVILDGQDRLVLSCDTTASVESGGLVVTIVGKSTVTVTIGGTIRFVILVHQYKNPAPYQRNHLGFYISNSKGLSHDCHGLLGQFLYEEVGLAELSGNATATGDHSTSSRSPILKVKGRSVLVVQKTRRIYSGRQSVDCWFARNNAAKLIDGQYEDYVVSHLFDTGDWPHGSNGA is encoded by the exons ATGGATATGGACGTAAACATGCTGTTTTTGACGTTACTGATGTGTTACAATCCGTATGTTTTTGGACTGTTCGAGGATATTAATATTGAGGAGGGTCTTTCTCCCGACTTTGATTTGGATATT TCTCCCCGTAGAGTGCCTCGCCAGATGAAATCCATGCTTACTAAG GAGACCAAACCACATATCCAGGAGCTGTCGGTGAAGACCACCATTATCTCCCGATACGCCTTCACCGCGGTGTCGTGCACCATGCTCAACCGGCACTCCGCCGCCGCCGAGGGCGTCTTCCAGTTCCTGATTCCCAAGAATGCCTATGTCTCGAACTTTACCAT GATCATTGGGGGGCGTGTCTACCCCAGTGAGGTCAGGCCCAAGGAGAAGAAGGTCAAACAGGGGAAGGGGGATGAGGCCAAACCCAAGAACAAGGAGAAAGGTGAACAGAG tAGTGAACCAGAGGTGGAGGTGTTCAGGATGGGGGCCAGTATCCCAGGTCGTAACCGGGCCATGTTCATGCTGACCTATGAGGAGCTGCTCCAGCGGAGGCTGGGGAGGTATGAGCATGTGACCAGCCTGAGACCCCTGCAGCTGGTCAGCCGTCTCAGTGTGGACGTCACCATTGTGGATCACTCCACCATCACCCACCTGGAGGTGCTGCCACTGCGCAACGGCAAAAGCAACACGGCAGTAGCCAGTGGTGCCAGTGCAGCGAAGACACCTG CCAAGCCTGCTCTTCCCGTTTCCACGGTGATCAAACAAAATAAGACGTTCTGTAGGATCACCTTCAGCCCCAACATCGTTCAGCAGGCTAAGATCACCACCAGTGGCATGCTGGGAGAGTTTGTGGTGCACTATGACGTGGAGAGAGAACTGGGGATAGGAGACATACAG GTTCTGAACGGCCATTTTGTGCACTACTTCGCCCCAAAGGATCTGCCGGTGGTGCCCAAGAACGTGGTGTTTGTGATCGACACCAGCGCCTCTATGCTGGGCACCAAGATCAGACAG actaAGGATGCCCTGTTCACTATCCTGAGGGACCTGCGTCCAGGCGACCGGTTTAACTTTGTCAGCTTCTCCAACCGTATCAAGGTGTGGCAGCCCAACCGCCTGGTCCCCGTCACACCTCTCAATGTCCGAGACGCCAAGAAGTTCATCTATATGCTCCAACCCACTGgag GCACCGACATCAACGGTGGCATACAGACGGGCTCCTCATTGCTAAGCGGCTATCTGAACGCAGATCCGGACGCCAACCACCACAGTGTGTCTCTCATCATCTTCCTGACAGACGGGCGGCCCACGGTGGGCGAGCTGCAGTCTCCCAGCATCCTCAGCAACGCGCGGACGGCGGTGAAGGAGCAGTTCTGCGTGTTCACCATTGGGATGGGGAACGATGTGGACTACAGGCTTCTGGAACGCATGGCCCTGGAAAACTGTGGGATGATGAGGAGGATACATGAGGATTCAGACGCcagcaccatgctcaaagg gtTTTATGATGAGATAGGCACTCCACTGCTCTCTGACATCAGGGTGAATTACACAGAGGACTCGGTCCAGTACGTCACCCAGCACCTCTTCACCAACTATTTCAACGGCTCAGAGATCGTCATCGCCGGCAAATTGACCAATCAAAGTGCAGACTCCCTGCACGTCCAGGTCACCGCCAGCAACAGCGACAAGAGCATCGTCCTGGAGACAGACGTGGCGTTACGGCAAAGGGAGGTGGAGACGGAGAGGCACGTGAAGGAGGCGGCGGCCGGGGTGGGGTCAGGGGACACAGGGGCGGGCACGACAGGGTCAGTGGCGGATGATTTCGTGGAGCGCGTATGGGGTTTCCTGAGTGTGAAGGAGGGGCTGAGGTCCAGGCTGAAGAGCCAGaccagcagggagagagagggacataccCAGCAGGCAACTGACCTCTCCCTGACCTATCACTTCCTCACGCCCCTCACCTCCCTCGTGGTGGAAAAACCACAGGTGCTGGCCGATGGAACCATGGCCGAGGacacacccacccccacccctgtaaCCACAGAGACAAATAAGAAGGCTGCTTCAGCCAATGAGCTGTCGGATGAGACGGAAGGGGAGGAAGACACGGCCCAGAGCGTGCACTTGAAGAAAGACCAGCCGGGCGGACAGAGTTCCAGAATTACCAAGACAACGG GTAAAGTTGTGAAGAGGCCAGTCCAAAAATCTATAACCATCTCCAAAACATCAG CGGACGGCGATCCCCACTTTGTGGTTGAGTTCCCCCTCAGTAAACTGACTGTGTGTTTCAACATCAACGGAGAGCCAGGACACATTCTCAGAATGGTATCTGACCACAAGCACTCTG GTGTGACAGTAAACGGTAAGCTGATAGGCGCCCCGGCGCCAGCGGGCAGCCACAAACAGCAGAGGACATACTTCAGCACCATTACCATCGTGGTGAACCGACCCAAACGTTCCTACATCGAGGTCACCCCCAAGAAGGTCATCCTGGATGGACAGGACCGCCTGGTCCTGTCCTGCGACACCACAGCCTCCGTGGAGAGTGGCGGGCTTGTGGTGACGATAGTGGGAAAGTCCACCGTGACCGTAACTATAGGAGGAACCATTCGTTTCGTCATACTGGTGCATCAGTACAAGAACCCTGCTCCCTATCAGAGAAACCACCTGGGATTTTACATCTCCAACAGCAAAGGGCTGTCACATGACTGTCATGGACTACTGG GTCAGTTCCTGTATGAGGAAGTGGGACTCGCAGAGCTTTCTGGCAATGCTACAGCAACAGGAGACCACAGCACGTCTTCACGGTCACCCATCCTGAAGGTCAAAGGGCGTTCAGTGCTGGTGGTCCAGAAGACCCGGCGTATTTACAGCGGACGTCAGAGCGTGGACTGCTGGTTCGCCAGGAACAACGCAGCCAAGCTGATCGACGGACAGTATGAGGACTATGTGGTGTCTCACCTGTTTGACACGGGCGATTGGCCCCACGGAAGTAACGGAGCCTGA